A DNA window from Candidatus Micrarchaeota archaeon contains the following coding sequences:
- a CDS encoding serpin family protein, which yields MGLDKMRMFGVIGLVILGLFMAYGCTQPSEQPTVLNETGVTQEQIDKVVDANNKFAIEMYKQLSGNSSEDNVFFSPYSISSAMAIVYEGARGTTADEIRTVFSYPEDIIDLRKGYAHLFNSINKPNENYELRTANALWAQKDYPFLDEYLETAKTYYGGKLANLDFVNDPEGSRTTINRWVENQTNGKIKDLLPKGSVNPLTRLVVTNAVYFKGKWVKQFDPKDTYKTDFHVTPEKKVKVDMMALRSEVFNYTEDDTVKVLELPYSGNRLSMLVILPKQNHTIDEVEDSLTIEKIREWQSNLNPREIDVHLPKFKMETKYKLNDVLSTMGMPTAFIPDTADFSGMNGNRELFISHVIHQAYVDVNEEGTEAAAATGITMELSAVPPENLFVADHPFIFLIVDKETGGILFMGRLSDPSKTGA from the coding sequence ATGGGTTTGGATAAGATGAGAATGTTCGGTGTAATCGGACTGGTGATACTCGGACTGTTCATGGCCTACGGGTGCACTCAACCGTCCGAGCAACCGACCGTGTTAAACGAGACCGGAGTCACGCAGGAGCAGATCGATAAAGTGGTCGATGCTAACAATAAATTCGCCATAGAGATGTATAAACAACTGAGCGGCAACTCATCGGAAGACAACGTGTTCTTCTCACCGTACAGTATATCGTCAGCGATGGCTATAGTTTATGAAGGCGCCAGAGGAACCACTGCCGATGAGATAAGAACCGTTTTCAGTTATCCGGAAGATATTATAGATCTGAGGAAAGGATACGCGCATCTGTTCAATTCGATCAATAAACCTAACGAGAACTATGAGTTGAGAACGGCTAACGCGTTATGGGCTCAAAAAGATTACCCGTTCCTGGACGAATACCTCGAAACTGCTAAAACCTACTACGGAGGTAAACTGGCTAACCTGGATTTCGTAAATGACCCTGAAGGGTCACGGACAACGATAAACAGATGGGTTGAAAACCAAACCAACGGCAAGATCAAAGACCTTCTCCCAAAAGGAAGTGTCAATCCGTTGACACGTCTCGTTGTAACCAATGCGGTATATTTCAAAGGTAAATGGGTCAAACAGTTCGATCCGAAAGATACGTACAAAACCGATTTCCATGTAACCCCTGAAAAGAAAGTGAAGGTTGATATGATGGCGTTAAGGTCAGAGGTGTTCAATTATACCGAAGACGATACTGTTAAGGTTCTGGAACTGCCGTATTCCGGGAACAGATTATCGATGCTCGTAATCCTGCCTAAACAGAACCATACAATAGATGAAGTGGAAGACTCGCTCACCATTGAAAAGATAAGGGAATGGCAGAGCAATCTCAATCCCAGAGAAATCGATGTGCATCTACCGAAGTTTAAGATGGAAACAAAATACAAACTGAACGATGTCCTTTCAACCATGGGGATGCCAACAGCATTCATTCCTGATACAGCAGACTTCTCTGGGATGAACGGTAATAGAGAGTTGTTCATAAGCCACGTGATACATCAGGCGTATGTGGATGTTAACGAAGAAGGTACCGAAGCAGCAGCGGCTACAGGAATAACTATGGAGCTTAGTGCTGTTCCGCCGGAAAATCTATTCGTGGCCGACCATCCGTTCATCTTCCTGATAGTTGACAAGGAAACCGGCGGGATCCTCTTTATGGGACGACTGAGCGACCCGTCTAAAACCGGTGCCTGA
- a CDS encoding mechanosensitive ion channel, which yields MIPAWLNGLMVIGPTDPVGILVTLVTSLVLGYLIFRIIYTVLLRITHKTKVSLDEVLIHKSHRPVVLLIVTSSFYLAFSAYLNYSVFGITLDSVFSSVYIIILTYWAVHVFNASVDWYVKEIAPKTRTTFDDKFAPSLKKYVSFGIIIVGLLVLLAGLGIEITPLVASLGIGGLAVALALQDTFSNFIAGIHIVSDRVFEPGDWVKIGDVEGQILEVGWRSTRIRTWDNNLYTMPNKTIAESIVLDYSQPDPSTTLTLKFQTVYGVDVEKVKKVITQAALSVLKKDEYYVKDSVLVRFSKFLDSGLEFTLFFRYKDRRKRFNTEENIKIAVYKAFKKHKIDIPYPTYTVYLEK from the coding sequence ATGATACCTGCATGGTTGAACGGATTGATGGTTATCGGGCCTACCGACCCTGTCGGGATACTTGTTACGTTGGTCACTTCCCTGGTTCTGGGTTACCTTATCTTTCGTATCATCTACACAGTTCTCCTCAGGATAACCCATAAGACAAAGGTATCTCTGGACGAAGTACTGATCCATAAATCGCACCGACCGGTCGTTCTGCTCATCGTAACATCTTCCTTTTATCTGGCTTTCTCCGCCTATCTTAATTACAGCGTGTTCGGAATAACGCTCGACTCGGTATTTTCATCTGTGTACATTATCATACTTACCTATTGGGCGGTTCATGTGTTCAACGCTTCAGTCGATTGGTACGTTAAAGAGATAGCTCCGAAGACGAGAACTACCTTTGATGACAAGTTTGCTCCATCGTTAAAGAAATACGTTTCGTTCGGTATCATCATCGTGGGTCTACTCGTTCTGTTGGCAGGGTTGGGTATCGAGATTACACCTTTGGTAGCGAGTTTGGGTATCGGCGGTTTAGCGGTGGCGCTTGCCCTGCAGGACACGTTCAGCAATTTTATTGCCGGGATACATATCGTCAGTGACCGCGTTTTCGAACCTGGAGATTGGGTGAAGATAGGCGATGTAGAAGGACAGATCCTGGAGGTGGGTTGGCGGAGCACACGGATCAGGACATGGGATAACAACCTGTACACCATGCCCAATAAAACCATCGCAGAATCCATCGTGTTGGACTATTCGCAGCCTGACCCATCGACCACGCTTACGCTCAAGTTCCAAACCGTTTACGGTGTTGATGTTGAAAAGGTTAAAAAGGTCATAACTCAAGCAGCCCTCTCTGTTTTGAAGAAAGATGAATACTATGTGAAGGATTCTGTACTGGTCAGATTTTCCAAATTCCTGGATTCTGGGTTAGAATTTACGCTCTTCTTCAGGTATAAGGACAGGAGAAAACGGTTCAATACAGAGGAAAATATCAAGATTGCCGTGTACAAAGCATTTAAAAAACATAAGATTGATATACCATACCCAACATATACGGTATATCTTGAGAAATGA
- a CDS encoding 50S ribosomal protein L11 — protein sequence MAKVTISALVEGGAATAGPPLGPALGPLGVNINEIISTINEKTKDFKGIKVPVKVIVDKESKTFDIEIGTPPTSELIKKEIGVTKGRKEPGEIVGDISLEQVIKIAKIKRDKMRAKSLKSAVKQVLGTCVSLGATCNGKDPREIIREIDEGKHDTILAE from the coding sequence ATGGCTAAGGTTACGATCAGCGCTCTGGTCGAAGGGGGTGCGGCAACAGCAGGCCCACCGCTCGGTCCGGCACTGGGTCCGTTAGGTGTTAACATAAACGAGATCATATCTACGATCAATGAGAAGACCAAGGATTTCAAAGGTATCAAGGTTCCCGTGAAAGTGATCGTTGACAAGGAGTCTAAGACGTTCGACATAGAGATCGGCACTCCGCCGACATCGGAATTGATAAAAAAGGAGATAGGTGTTACAAAGGGTAGGAAAGAACCCGGAGAAATAGTCGGTGATATCTCTCTTGAGCAGGTGATAAAGATCGCAAAGATTAAGAGAGATAAGATGCGTGCTAAATCGTTAAAAAGCGCGGTTAAACAGGTCCTCGGAACATGCGTCAGTTTGGGCGCAACCTGTAACGGTAAGGACCCGCGTGAGATAATCAGGGAGATCGATGAAGGTAAACATGACACAATACTTGCGGAATAA
- the nrdR gene encoding transcriptional repressor NrdR, giving the protein MRCPYCNHPETRVIDSRDTDSGVRRRRECLKCGRRFTTYETIQLNDLYVIKKDNRRELFDREKLRRGITRACEKRPISSDTIERIVSDIEAKLRASMVTEVKSSRIGQMVMSRLMRLDPVAYIRFASVYKEFDDIDAFEKALQTLKKRKSKKRKRR; this is encoded by the coding sequence ATGAGATGTCCGTACTGTAACCATCCGGAAACACGTGTTATCGATTCGCGCGATACAGATTCCGGTGTCCGTCGTAGACGCGAATGTCTGAAATGCGGTAGACGTTTCACCACCTATGAGACGATCCAATTGAACGACCTCTACGTGATAAAGAAGGATAACCGCAGAGAACTTTTTGATAGGGAAAAACTACGTCGCGGTATAACCCGTGCCTGTGAGAAGAGACCGATAAGTTCCGACACTATCGAACGGATCGTATCCGACATCGAAGCAAAACTCAGGGCCTCGATGGTTACCGAAGTAAAGAGTAGCAGGATAGGTCAGATGGTTATGAGCAGACTGATGCGTCTCGACCCTGTTGCGTACATCAGGTTTGCTTCTGTTTACAAGGAGTTTGACGATATAGATGCCTTTGAAAAGGCGCTTCAAACCCTTAAGAAAAGAAAAAGTAAGAAAAGAAAAAGAAGGTGA